GTCATTGAACAAGCATAAATAGCCTTCCTGGGTCTCTGTGGTAGATTCCTAGGAATAAGGTACAGAAGGATTGGAAAAAACAAGTGCCGGCTGATTCACTTCAATCACCTTGTCCGCGAAGTGAAGCCTGCCTGCTCCTATGGTCAGACACATTTTATAGTGGTCTCTCCTGTTGTAAGGAGTCACTTTATTGCAGTAAGACCTGGGCTGGACATTAAAATGACTCGAATTACCTTTAGGGTTTAACAAATCGGAAGGAATAACCTGATTTGTTCTGTGGTAATAATCTCCAAGGGTTTCTATAGCTGCCTGCATATTGAATTGAATATTTCAAAGAACAAAGATAATTAAAAATAGAATTAATTCTTCACTCTTCCTTTTTCAAGTTCAGCACTTCCTGTATCCCGCTTATTTTTTTTACCCAGCGAGCTTCCAAAATTATAATTGAATCCGACAGTAAATACCCGGGAATTAAATTGGTTCCTGAAAGCTTCTGTAGCGTTTGGAATATTATTGGTCAGACCATTATTTTTATAAGTCTTTAAAAGGTCCCTCACACTTAATTTAACCGACCCTTTATTGTTTAACACCTTCTTTTGGACACCTGCATTTAACTGCCCGGTTCCATTATTAATAAACTGACTATTAGCTCGTTTAGAAACGTAGAATCCGCTTAATTCGGCACTCCATTTGGGAGATAAGGTAAATATATTTGATATATTAATTTCGCCCATAGTCCTTGATTCATCCAGAACAGTTGAGAATAACTGCCCTTTAAAGACATTATTAAACACCTGGATATAGGTATTATTAAGCCACCATTTAAAAGGGTTGAAAGCAAGTGTAACTGAGGCTCCAAGATATTTGGCCGTACCAATATTACCTATACCGTCAATAAAAATATCACCTTGCTGCTTCACAACTTCATACTGTAAATCAGCAACATGAGTGTAATATAGCGCGGCTGTAATTATACTTTTATAACTATAGGATAGTTTGATAATATCAGAATATTGTGGACGTAAATAAGGGTTTCCTGAGAAATAACTGTATTTATCTACTATGGTAACAAAAGGGTTTAAATCCTGGTAGTATGGCCTGCGAATTCTCCTGCCATAAGAAGCAATCAACAAATGATGCCCCGGGCTATCTAATTTATAAGACAGATAAGTTGTTGGAAATAAGTTGGTATAACTTTTCGTGAAGGAGGAATCAGGTCTTCCAACCCCTCCAAGCTGATGTCCACGTGTATTTGTATTTTCTGCACGTAATCCCGCCTGGAATGAAAACCGCTGATAAACCTTACTATAATTCAAATAAGCTGCATTGATATTCTCTTTGTATAAAAAGTGGTTGGTAAAATCAGGATTTGATATACTTACTTCGTCAATTACATCAAAATAATTGGCTTCATTATCAGTTTGGATATAACTGCTTTTCAGGCCCGCTTCAAATTTGGCTTTACCGCCCAAAGGAAGTGTATAATCTGTTTTAACAGAATAAATATTGATTTTAGTAGGTAAATGATCAGTAATAACCTGCGTACTGGTAAGTTTGCCATCCTGATCATAAGTCTGGTTAGAAAACTGCTGATTATTGATAGAATTATAAATCAATCCGTCCAGATCAAAGGTGATTACTTTACCTAAACTATCAAACTGATGACTATAGTTCAAATTAACTCCTGCATTATTAAAATGTCCCTTACTCCTGTTATCAGCGAAAATTACCGAGTCCAGCAGGTGATTTTTATTCAGCAGCTCATTAGTTGAATTCGTTTTGCCCGACTTTGGTGTAACTGAACCTGTCAAAACTATACCCCAGGTAGTTTTAGCAGATTGATAATAATCCATACCCATTTTGATATTGCTGGAATTGCTTTTATCCCTTAGGGTAGATTTGAGCCTGAATGCGCTGTTAAAAATGCCGTTAGGACCAAAATAATCACGATCCTCTTCAAATTCCCGATAACTATGAGCAAGCGTATAAGAGGCACTTGAAAAAAGATTGATTTTATTTACTCTGTAATTCAGGTTCAGACTTTCATTAGTTTGTCCTTTATGTGCACGACTATAATTAGCCGATAAAGAGCCGTTAAACCCATTCGCTTTAGATTTTTTCGTCTTGATATTGATGACTCCCGCACTACCGGCAGCATCATATTTAGCCGGAGGATTATCCATGAGTTCTATCTGATCTAAAAGTGATGCTGGTAAAGACTTCAGATAACCTGCCAGGTTATTCCCTGAAAGATAGGTAGGTTTTCCGTCAATAAAAATGGTGACCCCGGACTTACCTTTAAAGCTGACAGTTCCATTTCCATCAACCAATACTCCGGGTGACTTTTCAAGTACCTCCAATGCATTTGCGCCGTCATTTGAAATCAACGAGCCTACATTAATGACCGTACGATCCAGCTTTTGTTCAATATATGCTTTCTTTCCTGTGATGGTGACTTCGTTCAGGTTCCTGCTGTTTGCACTGAGCAGGATAAATGGCAATTGTATAGTCTTAATATCAGCAAGAGTGACTGCAATACTCATATTATCCATTCCAACTGCCGTTATTTCAATCAGATAGTCGCCTTTATCTTTGACAGTTAACTGAAAATTACCTTCCAGATCAGTCAGTTTTTTTTGCAGGATCTGATCCTTATTGATTGCTTTGATACTTATGGTAGCAAACTCTACTGGCAAATGATTTAAGCTGGTTACATTGCCCTTAATTGTATAATTTTCCTGTAAGCTATTCTTCTCCAGTAAAATGTTATGCTCAATTTGTCTGAATGTAAAGAATGTATTCGACAGCAGTTCGTTTAAAGTTTCTTCTACAGTTCTTGTAATTACTGGAATATTCAGCGCTGAAATATCTTTAATATCAGCTTTACGGTAATAAAATCTAAAGGAGCTTTGTTCCTCTATTTTTTTCAAAGCAGTGGCCAGGTTATCATGTTTCAGGCCAATAGTAACCCGGTCAGTTTTGATATTCTGCCCGTTTAGCGAAGTAGCAAACAGCAACTGTAATGTGGTAAATAATAGAAGAGTTGATAGGATGCTTATACGCATTAATTGATAGATAAATTGTCTTTTTAATATCTTGCTGTCAGTAATAATGGCATATAATGCCCCCTGTCTCCGCATTTTCGCAGAAATATTCATACTTTTAAATGTTTTAAGTGATACCAATTATTTAAAACCCCGGTTTCCGGGATACCTGTGAGCTGATTGCCGTCGGCTTACAGGTTTTTGCTTATATTACTTACCTTGAGTAATTACAGCCTGATTAATTCTATCTTTTGTCCATCTTATTTTTATAACCCTTTTCTGAATTCATTTGTCTCAATCACATCCCTGCCCGCTAATTATTATGTTACCGTCTTTTTTAGTGGTATAGCCAGCATGATTAAAAGCACAAATCACTTTTAATATTTTATCAAGTTTATCATAAGAAAGTGCAGTTCCACTAAACCTGCAATTTTTGATCTTTTGATTTTCGAAACTGATTTTCACCTTAAACCGCTGTTCTAATTTCAAAGCCGCCTGCTCAAAAGTAATATCCTCAAATAAAAGGTCATTCTGCTGCCATGCTATAGCTTTCTGGCTATCAGTTTCTTCCTGAACTGCTTTATTCTCCGGAATATTAAAGATCACCTGCTGGTTGGGTTTAAGAATGGCTAATTGATTAGTGCCATTCGCGACTTTAACTTTTCCGCGGGTTACCGTTACAATGATCGTTTGTAAAGATTTGTTTTCTTTAATATTGAATGCCGTACCTAAAACAGTGGTAACTATCTTTCCTGTGTGAACGATAAATGGTTTATTGCTATCATGTTTAATATCAAAATAAGCCTCTCCTGATAAGTTAACCTCCCTTACCCCATCCTTAAAAGATTGCGGGTAACTCAGCACTGAATTTGAATTGATCCAAACCTGGCTGCCGTCTGGCAGAATAATTTGTTTTTTTTGATCGGAAGAAACTGTCAATTGTTTAATTGCTGAAGATTCAAGCTGCTGATGCGTAGCCGGCCATAGCCAGTACAATGAAAAAGCAACAACTATAATTGCCGCAACAGCTGCCCATCTCCGCCATAAAGATACTTTTACAGGAATAGATTGAGTTGAATGTATAGTTTGATGAATATCATGATATACACTGGCAAGCCATTGCTCTTTCTCCGCCTTATCCATACCTGACCACTCATCAGATTCATTTTTTAAATCAGATTCAAGCCACTGTGCTATAATTAAATCTTCTTCTTTCGATGTCTCTCCCTTAAGATAACTATCCATTAGGGACTCTATATCATTGTGATTCATTGACCGGAA
The sequence above is drawn from the Pedobacter cryoconitis genome and encodes:
- a CDS encoding outer membrane beta-barrel family protein; translation: MNISAKMRRQGALYAIITDSKILKRQFIYQLMRISILSTLLLFTTLQLLFATSLNGQNIKTDRVTIGLKHDNLATALKKIEEQSSFRFYYRKADIKDISALNIPVITRTVEETLNELLSNTFFTFRQIEHNILLEKNSLQENYTIKGNVTSLNHLPVEFATISIKAINKDQILQKKLTDLEGNFQLTVKDKGDYLIEITAVGMDNMSIAVTLADIKTIQLPFILLSANSRNLNEVTITGKKAYIEQKLDRTVINVGSLISNDGANALEVLEKSPGVLVDGNGTVSFKGKSGVTIFIDGKPTYLSGNNLAGYLKSLPASLLDQIELMDNPPAKYDAAGSAGVINIKTKKSKANGFNGSLSANYSRAHKGQTNESLNLNYRVNKINLFSSASYTLAHSYREFEEDRDYFGPNGIFNSAFRLKSTLRDKSNSSNIKMGMDYYQSAKTTWGIVLTGSVTPKSGKTNSTNELLNKNHLLDSVIFADNRSKGHFNNAGVNLNYSHQFDSLGKVITFDLDGLIYNSINNQQFSNQTYDQDGKLTSTQVITDHLPTKINIYSVKTDYTLPLGGKAKFEAGLKSSYIQTDNEANYFDVIDEVSISNPDFTNHFLYKENINAAYLNYSKVYQRFSFQAGLRAENTNTRGHQLGGVGRPDSSFTKSYTNLFPTTYLSYKLDSPGHHLLIASYGRRIRRPYYQDLNPFVTIVDKYSYFSGNPYLRPQYSDIIKLSYSYKSIITAALYYTHVADLQYEVVKQQGDIFIDGIGNIGTAKYLGASVTLAFNPFKWWLNNTYIQVFNNVFKGQLFSTVLDESRTMGEINISNIFTLSPKWSAELSGFYVSKRANSQFINNGTGQLNAGVQKKVLNNKGSVKLSVRDLLKTYKNNGLTNNIPNATEAFRNQFNSRVFTVGFNYNFGSSLGKKNKRDTGSAELEKGRVKN
- a CDS encoding FecR family protein, producing the protein MDSYLKGETSKEEDLIIAQWLESDLKNESDEWSGMDKAEKEQWLASVYHDIHQTIHSTQSIPVKVSLWRRWAAVAAIIVVAFSLYWLWPATHQQLESSAIKQLTVSSDQKKQIILPDGSQVWINSNSVLSYPQSFKDGVREVNLSGEAYFDIKHDSNKPFIVHTGKIVTTVLGTAFNIKENKSLQTIIVTVTRGKVKVANGTNQLAILKPNQQVIFNIPENKAVQEETDSQKAIAWQQNDLLFEDITFEQAALKLEQRFKVKISFENQKIKNCRFSGTALSYDKLDKILKVICAFNHAGYTTKKDGNIIISGQGCD